Part of the Bacillus cabrialesii genome is shown below.
TTTTTATTAGTGATTTCCACCTAACCTTGCTATAAAAAAAGAAGATTGTCGGCCTTTCGGCTTTCGTTATATGAGTCTGTCGAAGTCTGTCGATCAATGTGGATTACTTTACCACAGGAAAAAGGGATCAATTCCCTTTGTATCAATTAATGCTGTCAGAAGCCTATCTGAACGATTTCAAGCGCTTTTAGACCAAAGATACTAGAAACAAAAAAAGACGCTTCAGTGAGCGTCCCAGATTATTTTTTCGCCATATATTTATTCAAAAACGAGTCTGCGTCAGAAATTTGTGTGCCTTGGTAATAGTACTTCACAATTTGATCAACTGATTTGCCCTCTTTCGCCATAAAATTGGCGCCATATTGGCTCATTCCGACACCGTGGCCAAACCCTTTTGTCGTGACAGTGATTGTATCTCCGGTTCGCTTCCATTCAAAGTCTGCTGAATTGAGACCCAGCTTTTCGCGTATATCTCTTCCTTTCAGCGTCTTGCCGTTAATAACAGCCGTTGCAACCTGATGGCCCGGTGTCTCTCCGGTAATTTTTCCGACCGTGGAAGATCCATCCAGATTGACGCCAAGCTTTTGCTCAAATTCCGCCGCTGTAAAGGTTTTTGTTGCCAAATACTTCGGCGACTTTTTATCCCAGGCGCTTTTGACGCTTTTTAAATAAGGGATGGCACTTGTCCAATAGGCTTCTGCATTTTCAGTGTAGCCGTTGCTTGTTGAGAAAAAAGAGGCTTCAATCGGCTGGTTGTTGTACGTTAAGATTTTGCCTTGCGTGCTGGCAACCGCATCTGTGATTTTTTTCAGCTTCGCTTCATAGCTTGCGCCCCACTGCTTTTTCAGCTCTGCTTTGCTTTTATACACCTGAAACATCTGTGTATCATCCACCAGCGAGCCTTTAGGGGCCTCCACCGCTGAATTCGAGACCATCAGCCTGACAATAAACGTTCTAGCGGCGAGAGCCTGGGCTTTCAGCGCTTCAGGTTTAAAGGTGGCCGGCATTTCGGAGGCGACGACTCCAATCACATACTCTTCAAGCGGAATGTTTTCTACGGATTGATTTGCGGTTCGATAGACGGGAATAGAAACAGGTGATGCCTTCAACGTTTCCGCTCCTTTTGATGCTGGTTTCGTGCTGACTGCTGTCTTTCCTGATTCTGCACTGATCCCCGCGTCTTTGTTATGCTGGAACGGGATAACCAAAAGTGTGGGAATCAAGAGAATCAATGCACATAGTACGGATAGTGTGATTACGAATTGTTTCATATTCAGCTGCCTCCTGCTCGGGATTCGACTCTAGTCTAGTCTATGGGCAGGGACAAGCTAATATGACTCTCGGTTTGGACAGAAACTTTATTTGTCATTTACGTATTCTTTTTTGCTCTTTTGCGCATAATGATGATAATACACGAAAAATAAAAATCAGTATGCCAGAGTGACATACTGATTTTTAAGTAAATTTATGCATTTAAGTCAGAAACGGCTTCTTTGTTCTCTTGCTCAGAAGCAGACTCATCATTTACACGTTCGATGTCTGCGCCGATAGCCGCAAGCTTCTTATGGAAATCAACATAACCGCGGTCTAAGTGCTTCAGTTCAGTAACACGTGTATGACCTTCAGCCACTAACCCCGCAAGAATCAGCGCTGCACCCGCACGCAAATCAGTCGCTGCAACTTCAGCTCCCTGAAGCTGTACAGGACCGTTAATGATGACAGAACGTCCTTCAATCTTGATATCACCATTCATACGGCGGAATTCTTCCGCATGCATAAAACGGTTTTCGAAAACAGTTTCTGTAATCATGCTTGTGCCGCTTGCACGAAGCAGAAGCGCCATCATTTGTGACTGCATATCAGTCGGGAAGCCCGGGTGAGGCATTGTTTTAATGTCGATCGGTTTCAGTTCTTTCGGGCCGATGACACGCAGGCCTTCACCTTCATCCTTAATCGTTACACCCATCTCTTCCATTTTAGCAATTAAAGAGGTGAGGTGTTCAGGAACCGCTCCTTTTACTAATACGTTTCCTTCAGTGATTGCAGCGGCAACCATAAATGTGCCCGCTTCAATACGGTCAGGAATAATATGGTGTTTTACGCCGTGAAGCTTTTCGACCCCTTCAATTTTGATGGTGCCGGTGCCCGCTCCGCGGATTTTTCCGCCCATGCCGTTGATATAGTTTGCTAAATCAACGATTTCCGGTTCTTTCGCCACGTTCTCCAGCGTTGTTGTTCCTTCAGCTAGAGCGGCTGCCATAATCAGGTTCTCTGTAGCTCCTACACTTGGGAAGTCCAGGTAGATTTTTGCGCCTTGCAGACGGCCTTTTACTTCAGCTTCAATGAAGCCATTGCCGACTTTGATTTCTGCGCCCATTGCTTCAAAACCTTTTAAATGCTGATCGATCGGTCTGGAACCAATTGCGCATCCGCCCGGAAGCGCAACTCTTGCATGACCTGTACGCGCAAGAAGCGGCCCCATGACAAGCACGGACGCACGCATTTTACGTACATATTCAAAAGGTGCTTCAGTTTGCAAAGCGTATGAAGCATTTACAGTCACTTCATTATTTTCAAAATGCACATCTGCTCCTAAATGACGCAACACTTCGTTAATTGTATATACATCGGAGAGCGTAGGTACATCACAAATTACGCTTTTTTCTTCACTTGCTAATAAAGATGCAGCGATAACAGGTAAAACGGCATTTTTAGCGCCTTCAACTTTGACTGTGCCGTTTAACTTTTGACCGCCGCGGACGATGATTTTTTCCAAGGTATTCCCCTCCGCGTCCCTAAATTCTCTATATTAATATTCAGTCGTAACGATTGGTGTGCCAACCGTAACGGTATGTTTTCCGCCCATTCCTGCACTTCTAAGTGCAATTTGCAAATTCATTTTATGTTTCGAGGTCATGATATACTCTTCCCACTCATCTGTAAACGCAGAAATAGAAACGAAATTTGGCTCAACTACATGTTCTACAGATCTTGCTTGAAATTCTTTTAATAACTGATTTGCTTTTTTTTGCAAAACAATATTCATATTATCATCTAAATGACCATTTAGACAAGTAAAAATAACTACTTTTTCTTGGAATATCCCGAGTGTCTCCCGTTCAAACTGTTCATATGTATCATTCCAGCTATTCGGTGTCTCAAGACTCAATTGCTCATATAATAAATACGAAGTTGGGTTTTGTTTTTTGAGGGTTGTAACAAGCTGCAGCCTAAAAGAAGTGCGATTTTTTTTGTCAGTATATGTGCCAATTGCCTTTACGATTTTATCTTCTTGAGCAATCACCCAATCATATTGACGATACTCTGATTTTAAACGTTGCACTTTTTGATAAAATTCTTTCTTGGTCAGCGACATGTTTTGTTTTGCATGCAATGTCCACTTATCTATTGACACATCTTGGCGTTCCATCCCCTCTGCAATTTGTGCTAACGGCGTTAACTCACTCGCATGAATTGTATGGAAAACAGCAATGACGAAGCTTAACATGACGGATATGATAATGGCGTGTCTTACTTGTTTTTTCTTCATATTCATCTCTCCCCCTTATCCCCAGTTTTACCGGAGGCAAGAGGCGCCATACGTAAAAATCTTCGTCAAAACTCGAGCTATTCGCTTCAACCGCTTCCCCAACCATTCCCGTGATTATGGGGTTTAAAACCTATTAAAATAGATAGGGAAGCTGCTGTGAATAATTAAGGTAATCTAAAAAGAAATTCGCAACGGCCGTTCCAATGGCGATGGTCAGCAAAATCATCAGGAGTCTTGCCTGCACCACTTTGCCTTTTTTAATTAACGGATCGATATTGACGGCTTGGAGCGCCCACCAAGTCACCGCTATAAAAATCAAATGAACGACAATGCCGATTGCCGCCTGCTGTCCCAATACACTCATCTACTCACTCCTTTCATCCTTTCTCCGCGCTTATACCCTTTCTTATTATATAAGAAGCACAGATAAAGATGATACATTTTATACAGAACGGAATAATCAGCCAAATCTAGGGCTAATCCCCGCTTAAAATGCGATTCTTTTACATGGTATACTTTATTGGAAAGGAGCTGGCAAATGTGAATCATTCTTTTTTTCAGCCTGAAAAGCAATACGGTGAGGACCTGCCAATTTTTGAACAGGAATGGGAAGCAATTGCATTCTATTATGATTATAGACAGTCACAGATTGAAGAACTGAATGAATTGTGTCAGTTTTATAACATTTCTCTCACCTATACGAGAGAAAGCCTTGAAGAGCTTGAAAACCTTTATTTTCAAAGTATACAAGAGCTTTTGCTTGCTGATTGGAATCTTCCTATTGAAGAATTTGAGAAAATGATCAGTGTTTATCTTATAGATTGCGTGATTGCCCACCATGAAGATGCTGAATGGGTTGTAAAACCTTATCCGTATACAGACGGCGCTTATACGATGGGCTTCAGAAGACATCGCAAATCATGGCACACAATGAATACCTGCGATGGTTTATATATGCGGCAAAAAGAGGATCAGCCGCTTCTGTCGCTGTTTGATTCTCTTGTGCGTTCATAAAAAAAATCCTTCTCATAAAGAGAAGGATTTTTTCTTATTTCCCTGCTACATCCAATCTGTTCAAAGCCCGCTGTAACGCAAGCTCAGCCCGACGAATGTCAGTATCATCTGATTGAGAATTCAAACGCTCCTGCGCCCGCTGGCGTGCAGCTTCAGCGCGCTCTTTATCGATGCCTTCTGCTGCCTCAGCAGCCTGGGCAAGGATGGTAACCTGATCAGGACGGACTTCTACAAATCCGCCGCTGACGGCAACCAATTCAGTCTGTCCGTCTTTTTTCAGACGGACAGCGCCGATTTTAAGAGGAGCCACGGTTGGAATATGGCCTGGCAAAATACCGAGATCGCCGCTTTCGGCTCTCACACTCACCATTTCAATATCCGCATCGTATACTGGGCCGTCGGGAGTAACGATATTGACTTTAACGGTCTTCATGCTTTTACCCTCCTAGGACCAGATTAAACTTCTACACCCATTTCTTTTGCTTTCTCAATAACTTCTTCAATACGGCCTACAAGACGGAACGCATCTTCAGGGAGATGGTCGTATTTGCCGGCTAAGATCTCTTTGAAACCTTGAACCGTTTCTTTTACAGGCACGTAAGAACCTTTTTGTCCAGTGAACTGTTCAGCCACGTGGAAGTTTTGAGAAAGGAAGAACTGAATACGGCGTGCGCGTTGAACGACAAGCTTGTCTTCATCACTCAATTCATCCATACCGAGAATCGCAATGATATCTTGAAGCTCTTTGTAACGCTGAAGCGTTGACTGTACTTCACGGGCAACCGCATAATGCTCTTCTCCGACAATTTCAGGAGCAAGGGCGCGTGATGTAGAAGCCAACGGATCA
Proteins encoded:
- the spoIID gene encoding stage II sporulation protein D; this translates as MKQFVITLSVLCALILLIPTLLVIPFQHNKDAGISAESGKTAVSTKPASKGAETLKASPVSIPVYRTANQSVENIPLEEYVIGVVASEMPATFKPEALKAQALAARTFIVRLMVSNSAVEAPKGSLVDDTQMFQVYKSKAELKKQWGASYEAKLKKITDAVASTQGKILTYNNQPIEASFFSTSNGYTENAEAYWTSAIPYLKSVKSAWDKKSPKYLATKTFTAAEFEQKLGVNLDGSSTVGKITGETPGHQVATAVINGKTLKGRDIREKLGLNSADFEWKRTGDTITVTTKGFGHGVGMSQYGANFMAKEGKSVDQIVKYYYQGTQISDADSFLNKYMAKK
- the murA gene encoding UDP-N-acetylglucosamine 1-carboxyvinyltransferase; the protein is MEKIIVRGGQKLNGTVKVEGAKNAVLPVIAASLLASEEKSVICDVPTLSDVYTINEVLRHLGADVHFENNEVTVNASYALQTEAPFEYVRKMRASVLVMGPLLARTGHARVALPGGCAIGSRPIDQHLKGFEAMGAEIKVGNGFIEAEVKGRLQGAKIYLDFPSVGATENLIMAAALAEGTTTLENVAKEPEIVDLANYINGMGGKIRGAGTGTIKIEGVEKLHGVKHHIIPDRIEAGTFMVAAAITEGNVLVKGAVPEHLTSLIAKMEEMGVTIKDEGEGLRVIGPKELKPIDIKTMPHPGFPTDMQSQMMALLLRASGTSMITETVFENRFMHAEEFRRMNGDIKIEGRSVIINGPVQLQGAEVAATDLRAGAALILAGLVAEGHTRVTELKHLDRGYVDFHKKLAAIGADIERVNDESASEQENKEAVSDLNA
- a CDS encoding YwmB family TATA-box binding protein translates to MKKKQVRHAIIISVMLSFVIAVFHTIHASELTPLAQIAEGMERQDVSIDKWTLHAKQNMSLTKKEFYQKVQRLKSEYRQYDWVIAQEDKIVKAIGTYTDKKNRTSFRLQLVTTLKKQNPTSYLLYEQLSLETPNSWNDTYEQFERETLGIFQEKVVIFTCLNGHLDDNMNIVLQKKANQLLKEFQARSVEHVVEPNFVSISAFTDEWEEYIMTSKHKMNLQIALRSAGMGGKHTVTVGTPIVTTEY
- a CDS encoding DUF1146 family protein; amino-acid sequence: MSVLGQQAAIGIVVHLIFIAVTWWALQAVNIDPLIKKGKVVQARLLMILLTIAIGTAVANFFLDYLNYSQQLPYLF
- a CDS encoding F0F1 ATP synthase subunit epsilon gives rise to the protein MKTVKVNIVTPDGPVYDADIEMVSVRAESGDLGILPGHIPTVAPLKIGAVRLKKDGQTELVAVSGGFVEVRPDQVTILAQAAEAAEGIDKERAEAARQRAQERLNSQSDDTDIRRAELALQRALNRLDVAGK